From the Montipora capricornis isolate CH-2021 chromosome 2, ASM3666992v2, whole genome shotgun sequence genome, one window contains:
- the LOC138030397 gene encoding dual specificity protein phosphatase 12-like isoform X1, producing MKVNSGYNVDLARMSLVKEGLYIGSRTDAIVLANSKPPDDKIRILTVDLEPLGIDDGDLILSKHVQCLDEPEADLLSFFDECSEFITKGNESKEHVVVHCLSGVSRSSAVVLAYLMKTNQVSLGEALVLLRTAYPKANPNDGFVEQLQLYQAMGCTVDKTNPVYKQYRLQLMASQIQRKQYASKDLLSFLIEELQYTSSSGNKSYKCRKCRLSLFDVTSVIAHEPGSGQTSFKWHKQDLYEVEPINNYQCTSLFVEPVRWMLPLLEGTVDGKLPCPKCNGRLGSFNWAGMQCSCGKWVTPAFQIHKNRVDEILNNYVRPAAGSKLEPS from the exons ATGAAGGTTAACAGTGGCTACAATGTAGATCTAGCTAGAATGTCTCTTGTTAAGGAAGGGCTTTATATTGGTTCAAGAACGGATGCAATTGTCCTAGCTAATTCCAAACCACCCGACGATAAAATAAGAATCCTAACGGTGGACCTTGAGCCTCTCGGAATAGATGATGGTGATTTAATTCTTTCAAAACACGTGCAATGTTTGGACGAACCTGAGGCAGACCTTTTGAGTTTCTTTGACGAATGttctgaatttattaccaaaggaAATGAGAGCAAGGAACATGTTGTGGTTCACTG CCTCTCAGGTGTATCACGCAGTTCAGCTGTTGTATTAGCCTACTTAATGAAGACAAATCAAGTGTCTCTAGGTGAAGCCTTGGTTCTCTTAAGGACGGCATATCCTAAAGCCAA TCCCAATGATGGTTTTGTTGAGCAGCTTCAGCTTTATCAAGCTATGGGATGCACAGTGGACAAGACCAATCCTGTGTACAAGCAGTACAGGCTCCAGCTGATGGCTTCTCAAATACAGA GAAAACAATATGCAAGCAAAGACCTGCTTTCCTTCCTTATAGAAGAACTCCAATACACTTCTTCCTCTGGTAACAAGAGCTATAAATGTCGAAAGTGCAG GTTATCATTGTTTGACGTCACCTCAGTAATTGCACATGAACCAGGAAGTGGGCAGACTTCCTTTAAATGGCATAAACAAGATCTTTATGAAGTGGAGCCTATAAACAACTACCAGTGCACCTCTCTGTTTGTTGAGCCTGTCAGGTGGATGCTTCCTTTGCTTGAAGGAACGGTCGATGGAAAG CTTCCTTGCCCCAAGTGTAATGGGAGACTTGGATCATTTAATTGGGCAG gAATGCAATGTAGCTGTGGCAAATGGGTGACTCCTGCATTTCAAATTCACAAGAACAGGGTTGACGAAATATTGAATAATTATGTCCGCCCAGCAGCCGGCAGCAAGCTTGAACCCAGCTGA
- the LOC138030397 gene encoding dual specificity protein phosphatase 12-like isoform X2, producing the protein MKVNSGYNVDLARMSLVKEGLYIGSRTDAIVLANSKPPDDKIRILTVDLEPLGIDDGDLILSKHVQCLDEPEADLLSFFDECSEFITKGNESKEHVVVHCLSGVSRSSAVVLAYLMKTNQVSLGEALVLLRTAYPKANPNDGFVEQLQLYQAMGCTVDKTNPVYKQYRLQLMASQIQRKQYASKDLLSFLIEELQYTSSSGNKSYKCRKCRLSLFDVTSVIAHEPGSGQTSFKWHKQDLYEVEPINNYQCTSLFVEPVRWMLPLLEGTVDGKLPCPKCNGRLGSFNWECNVAVANG; encoded by the exons ATGAAGGTTAACAGTGGCTACAATGTAGATCTAGCTAGAATGTCTCTTGTTAAGGAAGGGCTTTATATTGGTTCAAGAACGGATGCAATTGTCCTAGCTAATTCCAAACCACCCGACGATAAAATAAGAATCCTAACGGTGGACCTTGAGCCTCTCGGAATAGATGATGGTGATTTAATTCTTTCAAAACACGTGCAATGTTTGGACGAACCTGAGGCAGACCTTTTGAGTTTCTTTGACGAATGttctgaatttattaccaaaggaAATGAGAGCAAGGAACATGTTGTGGTTCACTG CCTCTCAGGTGTATCACGCAGTTCAGCTGTTGTATTAGCCTACTTAATGAAGACAAATCAAGTGTCTCTAGGTGAAGCCTTGGTTCTCTTAAGGACGGCATATCCTAAAGCCAA TCCCAATGATGGTTTTGTTGAGCAGCTTCAGCTTTATCAAGCTATGGGATGCACAGTGGACAAGACCAATCCTGTGTACAAGCAGTACAGGCTCCAGCTGATGGCTTCTCAAATACAGA GAAAACAATATGCAAGCAAAGACCTGCTTTCCTTCCTTATAGAAGAACTCCAATACACTTCTTCCTCTGGTAACAAGAGCTATAAATGTCGAAAGTGCAG GTTATCATTGTTTGACGTCACCTCAGTAATTGCACATGAACCAGGAAGTGGGCAGACTTCCTTTAAATGGCATAAACAAGATCTTTATGAAGTGGAGCCTATAAACAACTACCAGTGCACCTCTCTGTTTGTTGAGCCTGTCAGGTGGATGCTTCCTTTGCTTGAAGGAACGGTCGATGGAAAG CTTCCTTGCCCCAAGTGTAATGGGAGACTTGGATCATTTAATTGG gAATGCAATGTAGCTGTGGCAAATGGGTGA
- the LOC138030389 gene encoding uncharacterized protein produces MALTNLVKLPKSVCKHVKIYPPTAVICFAHSQLAALDQACNVEKPIIFFLEKGKKLESKSISEKKFKYAQGKLELVRHDRGKASLLEPDIYQSVNAMWECVRTLEMHQNLANNSLLSKWSRDPLIDHKQLVLLVFDQDKLSNKPCLSKTNLSSLHQGQDNIPKKIAEKVKNEQMCARSDDESCRVPIQVSVVNSQSISRVSYSRFSEVNSGAKPTVLCAENNTKSDMKKEYKLGPNATQLSSVLLHLREEIPEFFLKTPNYSMYHQNVKFVNNIIGATTNGIYQYKAQISGFRFMILTCMTELSLDVLKISKHSNEGAIKVRWRIKGIPLLIKYLPYLGRQVRDGENRYRYLDGFSVFEVGSDGLIHCHRLHKVMPSSSLEKESPLWMVFLAPFFHVLDSNSCESFSAFECRSTDKEIESRIQV; encoded by the exons GTTGAAAAACCCATCATTTTCTTTCTTGAGAAGGGCAAGAAACTGGAATCAAAAAGCATCtctgaaaagaaattcaaatatGCACAGGGGAAATTGGAACTTGTACGCCATGATAGAGGGAAAGCTTCTCTACTGGAGCCTGACATTTACCAATCAGTGAATGCAATGTGGGAGTGTGTAAGGACTCTTGAGATGCATCAGAATCTTGCAAACAACTCATTATTGAGTAAATGGAGTCGGGACCCATTGATAGATCACAAGCAACTGGTTTTATTGGTTTTTGACCAGGATAAATTAAGCAACAAACCCTGCCTTAGCAAGACAAATCTTTCAAGTCTTCATCAAGGACAGGACAATATACCTAAGAAAATTGCAGAGAAAGTGAAAAATGAACAGATGTGTGCAAGGTCAGACGATGAATCTTGCAGAGTACCTATACAGGTTTCTGTGGTAAACTCTCAATCTATTTCAAGAGTGTCTTATTCTAGATTCTCTGAAGTGAACTCTGGTGCAAAACCTACAGTACTCTGTGCAGAAAACAACACAAAGTCAGACATGAAAAAGGAATATAAACTGGGACCAAATGCTACTCAGCTCTCCTCTGTGCTGCTTCATTTAAGAGAAGAG ATCCCAGAATTTTTTCTGAAGACACCAAATTATTCTATGTACCACCAGAATGTTAAATTTGTCAACAATATCATAGGAGCTACAACAAA TGGAATCTATCAGTACAAAGCTCAGATAAGTGGCTTTAGATTCATGATACTGACTTGTATGACAGAACTGTCTTTGGATGTGCTGAAGATTTCAAAGCATTCCAATGAGGGTGCAATCAAAGTGCGTTGGAGAATCAAAGGAATTCCAttgttaataaaatatttgccATATCTTGGAAGACAGGTCAGGGATGGTGAAAATCGATACAG GTATTTGGATGGTTTTTCTGTGTTTGAAGTTGGAAGCGATGGCCTTATTCACTGTCACAGACTTCACAAG GTGATGCCATCTTCATCACTTGAAAAAGAGAGTCCTTTGTGGATGGTGTTTTTAGCACCTTTTTTCCATGTGTTGGATTCAAATTCCTGTGAATCATTCAGTGCATTTGAGTGCAGGAGCACAGATAAAGAAATAGAGTCTAGAATCCAAGTCTGA
- the LOC138030380 gene encoding LOW QUALITY PROTEIN: F-box only protein 38-like (The sequence of the model RefSeq protein was modified relative to this genomic sequence to represent the inferred CDS: inserted 1 base in 1 codon) codes for MDKKKNHLDSDNFRQKFVSKKLFQSRNGVEIHEGSSVLFEHLSLEILVKIMSSLALKDILLLETTSKKLSNATSIHLRTRKAVDFTEGKWYGEMSSLITDAVFSRLLKRCPEVNSVLGIHPRSVTKRQQRHADTLSVDGITAALTFCSKLRSISTSNIQILDAMLAINPNLEIVGGFRNRGGDFPISPLNNLSIPKGVRLSQLILTGVTVPLLPAIGTLSFLQLQWVKFTDPDPFKDFSCPMLEHFIMKNCMGDIVTGSFSPVTCFPLFHALGRAGHLERLELVRVPFPGGIFRHVVEDNWRLGSFRCLTRVSIAACHDALEVDLGYLVLVSAFRLEELIIQPSLTKDAVFSALLMAHADYPRFECLHLGYVDEFPEKGQYTQAELLRYGLSMEREHTPALSDRGMKLALQVFPRVRYLAVCNCPNLRNASLWYTPNXTCMALRDLTLSKCKNLSIEHVSQFICQLQSLEYLHVEHMFKGVHENEEGSVNTEMKLLISSQIVKSVSFHKCGFIKLSVVNCPNLCTLSCSSCTNLYQVEFKNCLLSRVSFSLCPALSMNSVLREVYSLQANSSRIVSLRPSEHFDPLEFERQLFSSSLDYHFCIVHDHRNSVGIVTKLSIYSWVDTVTAINSELIDNLGFGQADSKSEMSRSFPWNRDIYRIHRELSSGQVEIMTDVPWFRKLSISKETCSFPQVSSSQRNEQLPRLKNNLPMSVCLDVLKEEISESFSVRKRLHRHILVLYLNTVDVSHVYE; via the exons ATGGATAAAAAGAAGAACCATCTTGATTCGGACAATTTTCGGCAAAAATTCGTTTCGAAGAAGCTTTTTCAATCGAGAAATGGGGTTGAAATCCATGAAGGGTCCAGTGTTTTGTTCGAGCACTTGTCCCTGGAGATCTTGGTGAAAATTATGTCTTCCTTGGCACTCAAAGATATTCTTTTGCTTGAGACAACATCCAAGAAACTATCAAACGCGACGTCAATCCACTTGAGAACAAGAAAAGCAGTCGACTTTACGGAAGGCAAATGGTATGGAGAAATGTCTTCACTCATTACAGATGCCGTTTTTTCAAGGCTGTTGAAGCGATGTCCAGAAGTAAACAGTGTGCTAGGTATACATCCTAGATCAGTAACTAAACGCCAGCAAAGGCACGCAGATACGTTGAGCGTGGATGGTATCACGGCTGCCTTAACATTTTGCTCTAAACTCAGATCAATCAGCACATCAAACATTCAAATATTGGACGCCATGTTGGCAATCAATCCAAATTTGGAAATTGTTGGTGGTTTTCGAAACCGAGGGGGAGACTTCCCGATTTCACCACTGAATAACCTATCGATTCCAAAGGGTGTAAGATTATCCCAGCTCATCCTGACCGGTGTAACAGTTCCTTTGTTACCTGCAATAGGAACACTGAGCTTTCTTCAATTGCAGTGGGTTAAATTCACTGATCCTGATCCTTTCAAAGATTTTTCGTGTCCCATGTTGGAGCACTTCATCATGAAAAACTGCATGGGTGACATTGTGACAGGGTCATTCAGCCCTGTCACCTGCTTTCCTCTTTTTCATGCTTTAGGAAGAGCAGGACATCTTGAGCGGCTTGAACTGGTTCGTGTACCCTTTCCAGGGGGTATTTTTCGCCATGTAGTGGAGGACAACTGGAGACTTGGTAGCTTCCGATGTTTGACTAGAGTATCAATTGCAGCTTGTCATGATGCTCTAGAAGTAGATTTGGGATACCTTGTGCTTGTGTCAGCCTTCAGGCTTGAGGAATTAATTATCCAACCATCATTAACCAAGGATGCAGTCTTCTCAGCACTGTTAATGGCTCATGCTGACTATCCTAGATTTGAATGTCTTCATTTGGGATATGTGGATGAGTTTCCTGAGAAGGGACAGTACACTCAAGCAGAGCTTCTTCGGTATGGCTTATCAATGGAAAGAGAACATACACCTGCTCTATCAGACAGAGGAATGAAATTAGCCTTGCAAGTTTTTCCTAGAGTGCGATACTTAGCAGTCTGCAATTGCCCAAATTTGAGAAATGCATCGCTCTGGTACACTCCAA TCACATGCATGGCTTTGCGGGATTTGACCCTGTCTAAGTGCAAGAATTTATCCATAGAGCAtgtttcccaatttatatgtcAGCTACAAAGCCTTGAATATCTTCATGTTGAACACATGTTCAAAGGAGTTCATGAAAATGAGGAAGGAAGTGTCAATACTGAGATGAAACTTCTCATCTCTTCACAAATTGTCAAAAGTGTTTCCTTTCACAAATGTGGATTCATCAAGCTGTCAGTTGTTAATTGCCCTAATCTCTGCACCCTTTCTTGTTCCTCGTGCACGAACCTTTATCAAGTTGAATTTAAAAACTGTTTGTTGAGTCGTGTCAGTTTCTCTCTATGTCCAGCTTTAAGCATGAATAGTGTGCTTCGTGAAGTGTACAGTTTACAAGCAAATTCAAGTCGTATTGTCTCGTTGCGTCCATCTGAACATTTTGACCCACTAGAATTTGAGCGGCAGTTATTTTCATCATCTCTTGATTATCACTTTTGCATAGTGCATGATCACAGAAATTCTGTTGGCATTGTGAccaagctttcaatttacagctGGGTTGATACTGTCACTGCCATCAATAGTGAGCTTATTGATAATTTGGGTTTTGGCCAAGCGGacagcaaatcagaaatgtctcgctcttttccttggaacagaGACATTTATCGAATCCACAGAGAACTTTCAAGTGGGCAAGTTGAGATCATGACTGATGTTCCATGGTTTCGAAAACTGTcaatttcaaaggaaacttGCTCTTTTCCGCAAGTTTCAAGCTCCCAAAGGAATGAACAACTGCCACGGCTAAAGAATAATCTTCCTATGAGTGTGTGTCTGGACGTTTTGAAAGAAGAGATTTCTGAGAGTTTTTCAGTAAGGAAAAGACTTCACAGACACATATTGGTTCTCTATTTGAACACAGTTGATGTGAGTCATGTTTATGAGTAG
- the LOC138030397 gene encoding dual specificity protein phosphatase 12-like isoform X3, which yields MSLSGVSRSSAVVLAYLMKTNQVSLGEALVLLRTAYPKANPNDGFVEQLQLYQAMGCTVDKTNPVYKQYRLQLMASQIQRKQYASKDLLSFLIEELQYTSSSGNKSYKCRKCRLSLFDVTSVIAHEPGSGQTSFKWHKQDLYEVEPINNYQCTSLFVEPVRWMLPLLEGTVDGKLPCPKCNGRLGSFNWAGMQCSCGKWVTPAFQIHKNRVDEILNNYVRPAAGSKLEPS from the exons ATGAG CCTCTCAGGTGTATCACGCAGTTCAGCTGTTGTATTAGCCTACTTAATGAAGACAAATCAAGTGTCTCTAGGTGAAGCCTTGGTTCTCTTAAGGACGGCATATCCTAAAGCCAA TCCCAATGATGGTTTTGTTGAGCAGCTTCAGCTTTATCAAGCTATGGGATGCACAGTGGACAAGACCAATCCTGTGTACAAGCAGTACAGGCTCCAGCTGATGGCTTCTCAAATACAGA GAAAACAATATGCAAGCAAAGACCTGCTTTCCTTCCTTATAGAAGAACTCCAATACACTTCTTCCTCTGGTAACAAGAGCTATAAATGTCGAAAGTGCAG GTTATCATTGTTTGACGTCACCTCAGTAATTGCACATGAACCAGGAAGTGGGCAGACTTCCTTTAAATGGCATAAACAAGATCTTTATGAAGTGGAGCCTATAAACAACTACCAGTGCACCTCTCTGTTTGTTGAGCCTGTCAGGTGGATGCTTCCTTTGCTTGAAGGAACGGTCGATGGAAAG CTTCCTTGCCCCAAGTGTAATGGGAGACTTGGATCATTTAATTGGGCAG gAATGCAATGTAGCTGTGGCAAATGGGTGACTCCTGCATTTCAAATTCACAAGAACAGGGTTGACGAAATATTGAATAATTATGTCCGCCCAGCAGCCGGCAGCAAGCTTGAACCCAGCTGA